Proteins found in one Polyangiaceae bacterium genomic segment:
- a CDS encoding serine/threonine-protein kinase has protein sequence MKACSACGRLYPADAGFCPVDGQALVSATQAPIASSDDDARIGQLMCGRYQVRRVVADGGMGRVYEALDMVDRGNAALKILHPDVAQDSVSVERFRREFEVSKLLPHKHIVDVRDFQPTQDGSFALVMEFLYGEELRSTLKRETVVSPGRLVRMVSQIALALDEAHARKLVHRDLKPDNIFLCQTREGDNVKILDFGSVKDKGETAKKLTVMGTTIGSPYYMAPEQAQGLETLDHRADVWSLAAIAYECVSGKVPFQGSNGPAILLEILTKEPALVSKVAQGQKHPVPPTLDRVMLHAFKKNASSRISSVGQLADSIGTAYGLQGTHSDWANTVEAELDAAIAAQMPALMQADGRPTQTDALSDGFFGESSALDAPDPFAPTQPPPTPGVGGMAPYAAGPVAYGAPEDDMVPMGLPKNNNLILFVALAVGGFVLAVGVIVIVLVL, from the coding sequence ATGAAGGCGTGCTCTGCCTGCGGGCGCTTGTATCCGGCCGACGCAGGGTTTTGCCCCGTCGACGGTCAAGCGCTCGTGAGCGCGACCCAGGCGCCGATTGCCAGCAGCGACGATGACGCGCGTATTGGCCAGTTGATGTGTGGCCGCTACCAAGTTCGGCGCGTGGTTGCAGACGGCGGCATGGGGCGCGTTTACGAAGCCCTCGACATGGTGGACCGCGGCAATGCCGCGCTGAAGATCCTGCACCCCGATGTCGCCCAAGACTCCGTGAGCGTGGAGCGCTTCCGGCGCGAGTTCGAAGTCAGCAAGTTGCTGCCCCACAAACACATCGTGGACGTGCGGGATTTTCAGCCGACCCAAGACGGCAGCTTTGCGCTGGTCATGGAGTTCCTCTACGGCGAGGAGCTGCGCAGTACCCTCAAGCGCGAGACTGTGGTCTCTCCAGGGCGGTTGGTGCGCATGGTGAGCCAGATCGCGTTGGCCCTGGACGAAGCACACGCGCGCAAGCTCGTGCATCGTGACCTCAAGCCCGACAACATCTTCCTGTGTCAGACCCGAGAGGGAGACAACGTCAAGATTCTCGATTTTGGTTCGGTGAAGGACAAAGGGGAGACCGCGAAGAAGCTCACGGTGATGGGCACGACCATCGGTTCGCCCTACTACATGGCGCCGGAGCAGGCGCAGGGGCTGGAGACGCTCGATCACCGCGCCGACGTGTGGTCCTTGGCTGCGATTGCCTACGAGTGCGTCTCTGGCAAGGTGCCCTTCCAGGGCAGCAATGGTCCCGCCATCTTGCTCGAGATCCTGACCAAAGAGCCCGCCTTGGTGAGCAAGGTCGCGCAAGGGCAAAAACACCCCGTGCCGCCCACTCTGGATCGGGTGATGCTGCACGCGTTCAAGAAGAACGCGAGCAGCCGCATTTCCAGCGTCGGCCAGCTGGCGGACTCGATCGGCACCGCCTACGGGCTGCAGGGCACGCACAGCGACTGGGCCAACACCGTGGAAGCCGAGCTGGACGCTGCCATTGCCGCGCAAATGCCGGCACTGATGCAGGCAGACGGCCGGCCCACGCAGACCGACGCGCTGAGCGATGGGTTCTTCGGTGAATCCTCGGCGCTCGATGCGCCGGATCCCTTTGCACCCACCCAGCCGCCGCCGACCCCCGGTGTGGGAGGCATGGCACCCTATGCGGCGGGCCCCGTGGCCTACGGCGCACCCGAAGACGACATGGTCCCGATGGGGCTGCCGAAGAACAACAATCTGATCTTGTTCGTGGCCCTGGCTGTCGGTGGCTTCGTCCTGGCAGTTGGCGTCATCGTGATCGTGCTGGTGCTCTAG